From the genome of Desulfovibrio sp. JY:
GCCGACGAGCGTTTCAAGCAAAGCTACATCGACGCCCGCGAAGAGGACTTGATGATCATCAAAAGCCCGGTTGGGATGCCCGGGCGGGCCATCCGCAACGACTTTCTGAAAAGTGCCGCGCACGGCGACAAAAAGCCCCCCTCCTGTCCGTATCGCTGCATCCTCTCCTGCGATCACCAAAAAGCCCCTTACTGCATCACCCTGGCCCTGGCCAACGCGCAAAAAGGCCGCCTCAAATACGGCTTCGCCTTCGCCGGCAAGAATGCTTGGCGCGTGGATCGCATCATGCCCGTGGCCGAGCTTTTCGATGAGCTGGCCACGCAGTATGCGCAGGCCGAAGCGGCGGCGATGTAAGATCACGGCCAAGAAGTAGAAAAAGGGCGGTGCGGGTTAGGCCGCCCCGCCCTTTTTGTATAGGCGCTCCATTTGAAGCGGTTCCGAGGCGCCAGACGGTGCCGTACCGCAGGGTCGGTGAGCGTTCCCCATTCGGCCCAAGGCCGCGATGTCCCTGCCGGTGTGGCACGACCGGATACGTTGGTTGCCTCGCACACCCTTGATAAATTCGCTCAATCAGGCGTATGGCTGCACATACGATTCTCCCGCTTGTCTCCCCAACCGCAAACAAGGGTGTTCGTATGGTGCGCTTTCCTCTTTTCCCTTTTCCCCGACGCGCCTTGAGCGCGGCAGCCGTTTTTTCCGCAGTTCTTCTCCTTATTGGCGCGCTCACGCCTCAAACCATCCTGGCGGATGATCTTGGCCGGCCCAGTGCCTATATTTCCATGCAGGTCGGCCAAGGCGGGTTCATACTGAGCGCCACCGGCGGCAGGGGAACAGTGACCTTCAAAGGACGCACCTATCCTTTCAAGGTCGGCGGCCTGGGCGTCGGCAGCCTGGGCGTGTCGAAGATCACCGCTATCGGAGAAGTCTACCGCCTCAAGCGTCTGGAAGACTTTCCGGGCGCGTTTTTTCAAGCCCGCGCCGGCCTCACCGTTGTCCAGGGCAAGGGCGTGCAATGGCTCGAAAATTCCAATGGCGTCATCTTGAAACTGCGCTCCACCAGTCAGGGCGTGTCACTCAATTTGGGCGCGGATGGCCTTAAAATCGAGATGGGCCCCATCAAGCCGCACGGCAAGCCCAAAGGGTAGCGCCGCTCACGGCAGGATGCCCGTCGCGCCCATACGCGGCTTCCCGCCTTCACGTCGGACAGGCTGCGGTCACCGGCCGTGACCTCACGATGCGGGCATGGCCAAGGAGGTGCGGTTATGTCGGGATATCACGCAAAACGCGTCCTTGGCCTGGCGCTTCTTGTCGCCGTCACGCTGTTGCCTGCCCGTGCCCAGGCCACTCCCGGGCAGACACGGTCCTATTCCAACAGCAAATACGGTTTCGCCATCACCTACCCCGCCGACCGTTTCATTCCCCAAGGCGAGTCCGACGCCGGCGACGGCCAGGTCTTTCGCGCCAGGGGCGGACAGGGCGAGATGCGCGTCTATGCCGGGTTCAATGTCTTAAACGAATCACTTCCCGCGGTTTTCGAAACCTGCCTGCGCGAACCGGGATTTCAGCCGACCTACAAGGTGCTGCGCAAGGACTGGTTTGTCGTTTCCGGCTTTGCCGGCAAGAACATCTTCTATCGCAAGACGATCCAGTCCGGGGATACGTTTTTTACCATCAGTTTCACCTATCCGCCCGGCGAAAAAGCCCTCTTCGATCCGCTCATCCCCAGGTTGCTGGCCGATTTTGCCATCGTGCACTAGTTCGGGGGAGTGGCATCTGCCGGACGGCACGGTGCTTCGCCTGCTGGAAGGAAACTACCTGTACCCGCGCTGCCGCAACAAGACGCTGCGGTTTTCCCGGGCCGGATTTTGGAATTGATTCGAAGAAAGGGTTCGGCGCGTCGCCAAAGACACAAGACGTCGCCGACGGGACGCCCGCACCCACCACCGCCTGGAAGCGGTCCGAAGGCCGGGATGGTCAGATGCCGCGAAGGCGCTGGTACGGAGCCAGATGATTGACCGGGCCGTCGCCGCCGCCAAGGTCCCAGGCCGTTTCAAGGGCAAGTTGCAGATAGTCCCGGGCGGCTTCCACGGCCTCGCCAAGGGGCTTGCCCAGGGCGAGGTGGGCGGCGATGGCCGCGGACAGGGTGCAACCCGTGCCGTGGGTATTGTGGGTCGTGACGTGGGGCCGGACGTATTCCCGGACCGTGCCCTGGCACGTGGCGAGCAGATCCGTCACCCGCGCCTCCCCATCCTTTCCGGCCGGGGAAAAATGGCCGCCCTTGATGAGCACCGCCTTGACGCCCTTTGTCAGCAGCCGGTTAGCTGCCTCCCGGACGTCCGCCGGGTTGTCGATAGGCATGCCGGCCAAGAGCGCGGCCTCGTGGCGGTTGGGGGTAAGCAGGTCGGCCAGGGGCAGGATGCGCGCCGCCAGCGCCGCGACCGCCTCGGGCAAGAGGAGCCGGGCTCCGGACTGGGCCACGCACACGGGGTCGACCACCAGGGGAAAATCCTTGCCGGAAAGCCCGTCGGCCACGGCCTCGATGATGGGCTCGGAAAAAAGCATGCCCGTCTTGGCCGCCCGGATGGGAAAATCAGCCATGACCACGCGCAACTGCTCGGCCACGAAACCGGGGGTGGGCGCTTCGATGGCCGTGACGCCGCGCGTATTCTGGGCGGTCAGGGCGGTTATGACCGAAAGGCCGTAAGCCCCCTGCATCATGATGGTCTTGAGGTCGGCCTGGATGCCGGCCCCGCCGCCGCTGTCCGAGCCGGCGATCGTCAGTACGCAGGGCGGCCGCATGTTATGCCGCCTCCTCCGCGTCTTCCAGGGAGTCCTCGCTCTCCCGGATTTTGCGCAGGGACAGACCGCTTTTGGCCAAAACCATCAGCCCGGTGACGGTGATGGGGATATACTGCACCATGTGCAGCACCAGCCCGGCCGCCAGGGCTTGCGAGCGGTCCATGCCGAAAAGGCCGAGCGAAAAAACCACCGCCGCCTCGAACACCCCGATCGCTCCGGGCGAGGACGGCATGGCCATGCCGAGCGAGGAGATGACAAAGACGGCCGCCGCATGGCCCCAGGAAAGGGGCAGCCCCGCCACCCACAAAAGGACCAGGAAGGTGGTGCTGGCGTAAAAAGCCCAGCACACGGCCGTATAAAGCCCAAGGACCAGCATGAAGGCCGGGGTGACGCCGTGCAGGACTTGCAGCTTGAGTTCGGCCAGAAACTCGGCCAGCCGGTTGGACGGCATCTTGTCGATGAGGCGTCCCACGAAATCGGGGAAAGTCCGCACCACCCACAAGGCGGCCCAGATGCCGCCGACGCCGACAGCCAGGGGCACGAAGGCCATCTTGAGCTTGAAATGGACGGCCACGACCAAGCCCATGGCCAGGATGGCGTTGAGGTCGAAAAAGCGTTCCCAGAAGACCATGGTGATGCTGCGCGACAGGGAAAAGTGGCATTCCCGGCGCAGGTAAAACGCCTTGGCCAACTCGCCGAGCTTGGCCGGCACGATGTTGTTGACCGCCATGGACATGAGAAAGGCCTTGAAGCACAGCCAGTTGCCAGCCTTGAACCCGGAAAGGAAGTTCAGGCGCAAGGCCATGACCCCGTAGCCGATAAAGGAAAAGATCGTGGTCCAAAGGAGGGCCATGTCGTCGTACTGGACGAGCGTGGCCCAAAGCTGTGCGAAATCAATGCCCCAGAAAGCGTAAACGAGGCATCCGCCGACAAGGATGAGCCGAATGACCAGGCTGGCGGCCTTTTTCACGAGCATCGCGGACCGCTCCCTGCCGTATCCGGCACGCGGCCGGTCTTGTTGGTATCATGCTGCATTGAAAAGCTCCCGAAGCCGGTAGTTGAGATGGGTGAAACGGGCATCGCCGCCGGCGTTTTTGAGCCCCAGATTGAGCGCCCGCCGGCTGCCAACGATGACGGCCAGGCGCCTGGCCCGCGTCAGGGCGGTGTAGATGAGGTTGCGGCGCAACATGACGTAATGCTGAGTGAGGATCGGTACGACCACGGCCGGGTATTCGCTGCCCTGGGACTTATGGATGCTGATGGCGTAGGCCGGGGCCAGCTCGTCCAGCTCGCTGCGGTCATAGGCGACACTGCGGCCGTCAAAGGACACCAGCAGTTCGCCCTCGGACGCGTCGACTTCCACGATGTGTCCCATATCGCCGTTGAAAACGTCCTTTTCGTAGTCGTTCTTGGTTTGCAGCACCCGGTCGTGCAGCCGGTAATGCGTCGTGCCGCGCACCAGTTCCGGCCCCTTGGGGTTCAGGCGCCCGCGCAGGGCCTCGTTGAGCGACTGTGTCCCGGCTTCGCCCTTGTGCATGGGCGAAAGCACCTGGACGTCGCGCATGGGGTCGAGCCCGTAGACGCAGGGGATGCGATCGCAGACAAGCGTCGCGATCATGTCCCGCACCATGGCCGGTTCGTCCATCTCCACCCAGAAAAAATCCGCCTCAGGGGCCGGCTTGGGCGCTGTCTGCGGAAACTGGCCCTGGTTGATGCGGTGGGCGTTGACAACGATCATGCTTTGCTGGGCCTGACGGAAAATATGGGTTAGCCGGGCGCTGCCCACGGCCTGGCTGGCCAGGATGTCCTCGAGCACGTTGCCGGCCCCGACCGACGGCAACTGGTCCGCGTCGCCGACCAGGATCAGCCGGGCCGTAAACGGCAGGGCGCGCAGCATATGGGCGCAAAGCCTGGCGTCGAGCATGCTGGCCTCGTCCACCAGCAGCACGTCGGTTTTGAGCTTGTTGTCCTCGCACAAGGCGAACGTGCCGTCCGGGGCCGACTGCAACAGCCGATGCAGGGTCGCGGCCGGCACGCCGGTGGCCTCGGAAAGCCGCTTGGCCGCCCGGCCCGTCGGCGCGGCAAGTTTGACTTTTAAGGACAACTTGTCAAGGGCGGCCACCACCATGCGGGTGATGGTGGTCTTGCCCGTGCCCGGGCCGCCGGTGATGACGAAGACCTTTTCGGCGCAGGCGTCCACGGCCGCCTGTCGTTGCTCCGGGGAAAGCTGGAGCCGCGCCTCGGATTCCAGGGCCGGCAGGATCTTTTCCACCTTGCCCCGCAGCTCCGCTCCGGGATGGGTGGCCAGCTCGTGAAGACGCCGGGCGATTTCCACTTCCAGGGCGTAATAATGGCGCAGATATACGGCGGCCTCGATGTTGCGGTCCGGCATGGGCTCGATTTTGATGCGCTTGAGCGCCTCCAGGGAGGCAAGCGCCTCGTCCAGGCGCTCCGGGGACACGTCGCCGACCATAGTCGCGGTTTTTTCGAAAAGCAGGTCGCGTGGGACGAACAGATGCCCCTGATCGCCCATGGAAAAAAGGACGTAGACCAGGGCGGCCTGGATGCGCTCGGGGCTGTCCGGGGCAAAGCCCAGGCGCAGGGCCATGTTGTCGGCGGTCTTGAAGGCGATGCCGCGAATCTCGTAGGCCAGCTCGTAGGGATTGGCCCGGATGCGCGTCTCGGCGTCATTGCCGTAGAGCTTGAAAATCTTGCCGGCGTGGGTTGTCGCGATCTCGTGGGTCTGGAGGAAAAGCATGAGCGACCGCACTTCGTGCTGGGCCTGCCAGGAAGCCACGATCTCCTTGAGCTTTTTTTTGCCCACGCCCTCCACGGTCAAAAGCTTCTCGGGTGCGGTGTCGAGGATTTCGAGCACCTTCTCGCCGAAGGCGTCGACCATGCGCGTGGCCAGTACCCCGCCGACGCCCTTGATCATGCCCGAGGCGAGGTAGCGCCGGATGCCGTTTACGGTGGCGGGCATCTCGCGGGCGGCCACGGTCACCAGGAACTGGCGGCCGTATTTGGGATGGGTGACCCAGGAGCCGGTCACGCGCAGCATCTCGCCGGGTGTCACCGGGCCGATGTTGCCGACGATGGAAAAAGGCCCCGGCTCGTCCTTGGCCTTGACCCGGGCGATAAGGTAATTCGTCTCTTCGCTGAAGAAGGTGACGGACTGCACTTCCGCCGAAAGTTCGCTGGTTGGCGCCGCGTCGGCCATGGCGGATGCTTGCCTCACAGATCCTGACGATACCGCAGGGATTGGGACAGGGTTTCCTTATCCACGTATTTGACCTCGGTCCCGAGCGGAATGCCCTGGGCCAGCCGTGTCAGGCGCACACCCGGAAATTCCCGGGCGAGCAGGTTCTTGATGTGCGAGGCCGTGGATTCGGCGGCCAGCGTCGCCCCGAGGGCCAGGATGC
Proteins encoded in this window:
- the thiD gene encoding bifunctional hydroxymethylpyrimidine kinase/phosphomethylpyrimidine kinase; translation: MRPPCVLTIAGSDSGGGAGIQADLKTIMMQGAYGLSVITALTAQNTRGVTAIEAPTPGFVAEQLRVVMADFPIRAAKTGMLFSEPIIEAVADGLSGKDFPLVVDPVCVAQSGARLLLPEAVAALAARILPLADLLTPNRHEAALLAGMPIDNPADVREAANRLLTKGVKAVLIKGGHFSPAGKDGEARVTDLLATCQGTVREYVRPHVTTHNTHGTGCTLSAAIAAHLALGKPLGEAVEAARDYLQLALETAWDLGGGDGPVNHLAPYQRLRGI
- a CDS encoding flippase-like domain-containing protein encodes the protein MLVKKAASLVIRLILVGGCLVYAFWGIDFAQLWATLVQYDDMALLWTTIFSFIGYGVMALRLNFLSGFKAGNWLCFKAFLMSMAVNNIVPAKLGELAKAFYLRRECHFSLSRSITMVFWERFFDLNAILAMGLVVAVHFKLKMAFVPLAVGVGGIWAALWVVRTFPDFVGRLIDKMPSNRLAEFLAELKLQVLHGVTPAFMLVLGLYTAVCWAFYASTTFLVLLWVAGLPLSWGHAAAVFVISSLGMAMPSSPGAIGVFEAAVVFSLGLFGMDRSQALAAGLVLHMVQYIPITVTGLMVLAKSGLSLRKIRESEDSLEDAEEAA
- a CDS encoding ATP-dependent RecD-like DNA helicase: MADAAPTSELSAEVQSVTFFSEETNYLIARVKAKDEPGPFSIVGNIGPVTPGEMLRVTGSWVTHPKYGRQFLVTVAAREMPATVNGIRRYLASGMIKGVGGVLATRMVDAFGEKVLEILDTAPEKLLTVEGVGKKKLKEIVASWQAQHEVRSLMLFLQTHEIATTHAGKIFKLYGNDAETRIRANPYELAYEIRGIAFKTADNMALRLGFAPDSPERIQAALVYVLFSMGDQGHLFVPRDLLFEKTATMVGDVSPERLDEALASLEALKRIKIEPMPDRNIEAAVYLRHYYALEVEIARRLHELATHPGAELRGKVEKILPALESEARLQLSPEQRQAAVDACAEKVFVITGGPGTGKTTITRMVVAALDKLSLKVKLAAPTGRAAKRLSEATGVPAATLHRLLQSAPDGTFALCEDNKLKTDVLLVDEASMLDARLCAHMLRALPFTARLILVGDADQLPSVGAGNVLEDILASQAVGSARLTHIFRQAQQSMIVVNAHRINQGQFPQTAPKPAPEADFFWVEMDEPAMVRDMIATLVCDRIPCVYGLDPMRDVQVLSPMHKGEAGTQSLNEALRGRLNPKGPELVRGTTHYRLHDRVLQTKNDYEKDVFNGDMGHIVEVDASEGELLVSFDGRSVAYDRSELDELAPAYAISIHKSQGSEYPAVVVPILTQHYVMLRRNLIYTALTRARRLAVIVGSRRALNLGLKNAGGDARFTHLNYRLRELFNAA